In one Sebastes umbrosus isolate fSebUmb1 chromosome 13, fSebUmb1.pri, whole genome shotgun sequence genomic region, the following are encoded:
- the LOC119500218 gene encoding acetylcholinesterase collagenic tail peptide-like — protein MLTQLVLGWTALLSGLQPAVASVTTRFLSSREGSRWSAPKCEVFFPPPPPPPPAFPTVKRKALLMVDITDHITGAKGEKGCRGPRGPMGRPGVTGPEAEPGTQGVMGQLGQKGEKGERGWRGLYGDIGTPGMIKGSKGRKGFRGDKGVRGNRGRGGETGEHGVAAASGAKGDPGQWGDAGWRGEQGTRGKPGGRGSLGLKGTRGLTGQRGHSGSGGLSGRTGEPGLPGQVYVLPGLQGASGVRGPSATCNCSQIQTPKRRLDRIQTIFIADGEKQMRRLRGENVMVLRTDRKALYIYSESQWINVLEDPRH, from the exons ATGCTGACTCAGCTGGTTTTGGGATGGACTGCCTTGCTCAGCGGCCTCCAGCCGGCTGTTGCCTCGGTCACAACCA gATTTCTGTCCAGCAGAGAGGGCAGCAGGTGGTCAGCGCCGAAATGTGAAGTCTTTttccctcctccaccacctcctccacctgcgTTTCCTACTGTCAAACGGAAAGCATTGCTGATG GTTGACATAACAGATCACATCACAGGAGCAAAAGGGGAAAAG GGCTGCAGAGGACCCAGAGGACCCATG ggcCGACCAGGTGTGACGGGTCCAGAGGCAGAACCTGGAACGCAAGGAGTCATGGGACAGCTAGGTCAAAAG GGAGAGAAGGGTGAGAGAGGCTGGAGGGGCCTGTATGGAGACATAGGAACTCCCGGGATGATAAAG GGCAGTAAGGGACGTAAGGGATTCAGG GGTGATAAAGGTgtgagaggaaacagaggacGTGGTGGGGAGACG GGTGAGCATGGCGTCGCTGCAGCGTCAGGAGCGAAG GGCGACCCGGGCCAGTGGGGAGATGCAGGGTGGAGGGGTGAGCAAGGGACCAGAGGAAAGCCAGGAGGCAGAGGATCCCTG GGGCTGAAAGGAACTCGTGGACTAACAGGACAGCGGGGTCATTCTGGTTCTGGAGGACTGTCTGGTCGGACTGGAGAGCCTGGACTACCCGGACAAG TGTACGTCCTACCAGGCCTGCAGGGAGCCTCAGGAGTCCGAGGTCCTTCAGCCACATGCAACTGTTCACAGATTCAAACCCCGAAACGACGGTTGGACAGAATCCAGACG aTCTTCATCGCAGACGGAGAGAAACAGATGAGGAGGCTGCGGGGGGAGAACGTGATGGTgctgaggacagacaggaaagCTCTGTACATCTACTCTGAATCTCAGTGGATCAACGTGCTG GAGGACCCCAGACACTGA